Proteins from one Candidatus Nanopelagicales bacterium genomic window:
- a CDS encoding permease, which translates to MSETPSRTIESEHIDLSDPKNDDVPVRKWRPGGLELLIALMAVALLLSSQLTKLFSVPSLQAGATIFVSITIQALPFLVLGVVLSGIITAYVPVAFWGKVLPRNRALAVPVAGAAGAVLPGCECASVPVAGGLMARGVAPPAALAFLLSAPAINPIVIVSTLVAFPGQPQMAVGRFFASLTASMIMGWLWLWKGRKEWIRIPDRSHLVGGNKWHTFRLTTAHDFLHAGGFLIVGAVASAILNVAVPREWLDAVGSNPLWSVLAMAILAVVLCICSEADAFVAASLTQFSLTSRLVFLVVGPMVDLKLIALQTGTFGREFAMRFAPVSFVVATSCAVIAGTVLL; encoded by the coding sequence GTGAGTGAAACGCCCTCGCGGACGATCGAGTCCGAGCACATCGACTTGTCGGACCCAAAGAATGACGATGTCCCCGTCCGCAAATGGCGACCCGGCGGACTGGAACTGCTCATTGCCCTGATGGCTGTCGCACTACTGCTGAGCAGTCAGTTGACCAAGCTGTTCAGTGTCCCGTCGCTGCAGGCGGGCGCCACCATCTTCGTCTCAATCACCATCCAGGCACTGCCGTTCCTGGTGCTCGGGGTCGTGCTGTCCGGGATCATTACCGCATACGTGCCGGTGGCCTTCTGGGGCAAGGTGCTCCCGCGCAACCGCGCGTTGGCCGTTCCGGTCGCGGGAGCGGCGGGTGCGGTGCTCCCAGGCTGTGAATGCGCGTCAGTGCCGGTGGCTGGGGGTTTGATGGCCAGGGGCGTCGCGCCACCGGCGGCACTAGCGTTTCTGCTGTCAGCGCCGGCGATCAATCCCATCGTCATCGTGTCCACTCTGGTGGCCTTTCCAGGTCAGCCCCAAATGGCGGTCGGCCGATTCTTCGCGTCATTGACCGCCTCGATGATCATGGGCTGGCTGTGGCTGTGGAAAGGTCGCAAGGAGTGGATCCGAATCCCGGATCGTTCGCATTTGGTTGGCGGCAACAAGTGGCACACCTTCCGGCTGACGACCGCCCATGACTTCCTGCACGCTGGTGGCTTCCTCATTGTGGGTGCGGTCGCCTCGGCAATACTGAATGTGGCTGTGCCCCGCGAGTGGCTCGACGCCGTCGGTAGTAACCCCCTCTGGTCTGTGCTGGCGATGGCGATTCTGGCCGTCGTGCTGTGCATCTGTTCGGAAGCTGACGCCTTTGTGGCTGCCAGCCTCACCCAGTTCTCGTTGACCTCGCGGTTAGTTTTTCTGGTGGTCGGACCGATGGTTGACCTCAAGCTCATCGCCCTGCAGACAGGCACGTTCGGCCGGGAGTTCGCGATGCGGTTTGCACCGGTCAGCTTTGTCGTCGCGACAAGTTGCGCCGTCATCGCGGGGACGGTGCTGCTGTGA